A section of the Clostridium omnivorum genome encodes:
- a CDS encoding ABC transporter ATP-binding protein, with protein MEKILEVKDLRVSYHTYAGEVQSVRGVSFHLNKGETLAVVGESGCGKSVTAKSIMRLIQTPPGEIKKESQILFDGKDITKLDEKELREIRGADISMIFQDPMTSLNPTMTIGKQIAESLVIHRGMNKQEALKEAVKMLQLVNIPNADKRINQYPHEFSGGMRQRAMVAIALACNPKILIADEPTTALDVTIQAQIMELIADLQEKLGTAVILITHDLGVVADVAHRIQVMYAGMIIERGTTDEIFYNPQHPYTWALLKSVPRLDTGHKHELYSIKGTPPDLLKPPVGCPFASRCDYAMPICKEAMPEVTKLSDSHEVQCWLKHPLAPKVELPEGIGGAK; from the coding sequence ATGGAAAAGATTTTAGAAGTAAAAGACTTAAGAGTATCATATCATACTTATGCTGGGGAAGTTCAATCCGTTAGAGGAGTAAGTTTTCATTTAAATAAAGGTGAAACATTAGCAGTAGTTGGTGAATCAGGTTGTGGAAAATCAGTTACAGCTAAGTCAATTATGAGACTTATACAAACTCCTCCTGGAGAAATAAAAAAAGAATCTCAAATTTTATTTGATGGTAAAGATATAACAAAACTTGATGAAAAAGAGTTAAGAGAAATAAGAGGTGCGGATATTAGTATGATATTCCAAGACCCTATGACTTCTCTTAATCCAACAATGACCATTGGAAAGCAAATTGCAGAAAGTTTAGTAATTCACAGAGGAATGAATAAGCAAGAAGCTTTAAAGGAAGCAGTTAAAATGCTTCAGCTTGTTAATATTCCTAATGCAGATAAAAGAATTAATCAGTATCCACATGAATTTTCAGGTGGTATGAGACAAAGAGCTATGGTAGCTATAGCGCTAGCATGTAACCCTAAGATTCTTATAGCAGATGAGCCTACAACAGCACTTGATGTTACTATTCAAGCTCAAATAATGGAGCTAATAGCTGACCTTCAAGAAAAATTAGGTACTGCAGTAATACTTATAACTCATGACCTTGGAGTTGTTGCTGACGTTGCTCATAGAATACAAGTTATGTATGCTGGTATGATTATTGAAAGAGGAACTACAGATGAAATATTCTATAATCCTCAACATCCATATACTTGGGCACTATTAAAGTCCGTTCCTAGATTGGATACTGGCCATAAACATGAATTGTATTCAATTAAAGGTACGCCACCAGACTTGTTAAAGCCTCCTGTTGGATGTCCATTTGCTTCAAGATGTGATTATGCTATGCCTATTTGTAAAGAGGCTATGCCAGAGGTAACTAAATTGAGTGATAGTCATGAAGTTCAATGTTGGTTAAAGCATCCACTGGCACCAAAGGTTGAGTTACCAGAAGGCATTGGAGGTGCAAAATAA